A genomic segment from Bradyrhizobium diazoefficiens USDA 110 encodes:
- a CDS encoding L-2-amino-thiazoline-4-carboxylic acid hydrolase, whose product MSVSVIEQAKIQAQVLVPLVKALQAELGEARANALVRKALGDLYRGFGEEFWKAKNESDLGKAVSSAFGTYARDDALAYDVIEQSHDAFAFDVKRCAYAEFYKALGEPELGFLLVCTADFATAEGFGPDVRLTRTQTIMQGAPHCDFRYRRDTGGT is encoded by the coding sequence ATGAGCGTGTCCGTCATCGAACAGGCAAAGATCCAGGCCCAGGTGCTGGTGCCCTTGGTCAAGGCGCTCCAGGCCGAGCTCGGCGAGGCGCGCGCCAACGCGCTGGTGCGCAAGGCGCTCGGCGATCTCTATCGCGGCTTCGGCGAGGAGTTCTGGAAAGCCAAGAACGAGAGCGATCTCGGCAAGGCCGTATCGTCGGCGTTCGGGACCTATGCCCGCGACGATGCGCTCGCCTATGACGTGATCGAGCAGAGCCACGACGCCTTCGCGTTCGACGTCAAGCGATGCGCCTATGCCGAGTTCTACAAGGCGCTGGGCGAGCCGGAGCTCGGCTTTCTCCTGGTCTGCACCGCCGACTTCGCGACCGCGGAAGGGTTCGGCCCCGACGTCAGGCTCACGCGCACGCAGACGATCATGCAAGGCGCGCCGCATTGCGACTTCCGCTATCGGCGCGATACGGGCGGAACGTGA
- a CDS encoding substrate-binding periplasmic protein produces the protein MRKVRGTELILPLIIVTVAGLLGPARARSLETIRSAGVLGLCAHPNSLPFASKAGDPPGFQVELGQALARELGVSLRLDWIITQYQMRSAGCDILLDVIADREAQGETHLRISKPYYRTGVALAVPSASTLTSFKSLNEHTKVGVQVGSVAAMIISQRHVPTSTFGFESDSLEALSNNEIDAAAVTPTVASYFNLTHPDKALRILDRDESTVDLNWNVAVGMVRPDDALREAMDGALDRLRTDGTVDRIYKSYGVVLQAPR, from the coding sequence ATGCGCAAGGTACGCGGAACAGAACTGATCCTCCCGCTCATCATCGTGACGGTGGCAGGTTTGCTGGGGCCGGCACGGGCTCGATCCCTCGAGACAATCCGCTCGGCCGGCGTACTTGGGTTATGTGCTCACCCGAACTCGCTTCCATTCGCGAGCAAAGCCGGGGATCCTCCCGGATTTCAGGTTGAATTGGGACAAGCACTGGCGCGGGAGCTCGGCGTCTCCCTGAGGCTTGATTGGATCATTACCCAGTACCAAATGCGTAGCGCTGGCTGTGACATTCTTCTCGATGTGATCGCCGACCGCGAGGCGCAAGGCGAAACTCACTTGAGGATCTCGAAACCGTACTATCGCACGGGCGTCGCGTTGGCCGTGCCATCCGCCAGCACGCTTACGTCGTTCAAGAGCCTCAACGAGCATACCAAGGTCGGGGTGCAGGTCGGGTCCGTCGCAGCCATGATAATTAGTCAGCGGCACGTACCTACATCGACCTTTGGTTTCGAGAGCGACAGTCTCGAGGCCCTTTCGAATAACGAGATCGACGCCGCTGCGGTGACGCCCACCGTGGCGAGCTATTTCAATCTGACGCATCCCGACAAGGCGCTCCGCATCCTTGATCGCGACGAGAGCACGGTGGATCTCAACTGGAATGTCGCCGTCGGCATGGTTCGCCCTGATGATGCCTTACGCGAAGCCATGGATGGAGCTCTCGATCGGTTACGAACCGATGGCACCGTCGATCGGATATACAAGAGCTATGGCGTCGTACTGCAGGCACCAAGGTAG
- a CDS encoding UbiX family flavin prenyltransferase, protein MSERHGVIVGISGASGAAIGVRIVERLAENPHCAVHLVISPAAERTLAEEVGPEALPRLRALAFRDHAVSDIGASIASGSFPVGGMIVAPCSIRTLSAVAFGQLDNLLVRAADVQLKERRRLVLLVRESPLHLGHLRAMVQATEIGAIIAPPLPAFYLKPQSLAEIVDQIACRAINLLNLPDIAAPALKWHGDR, encoded by the coding sequence ATGAGCGAGCGGCATGGCGTGATCGTCGGCATCAGCGGTGCCTCGGGCGCGGCCATCGGCGTGCGCATCGTCGAGCGGCTGGCGGAGAATCCACACTGCGCGGTGCATCTGGTGATCTCACCGGCAGCGGAGCGTACGCTCGCCGAGGAGGTCGGCCCCGAGGCGCTGCCGCGCCTGCGCGCCCTCGCCTTCCGCGACCATGCGGTTTCGGACATCGGCGCCAGCATCGCCAGCGGCTCGTTTCCGGTCGGCGGCATGATCGTGGCGCCGTGCTCGATCCGGACGCTGTCGGCGGTTGCCTTCGGACAGCTCGACAATCTTCTCGTGCGCGCCGCTGACGTGCAGCTCAAGGAGCGACGGCGCCTGGTGCTGCTGGTGCGCGAGAGCCCGCTGCATCTCGGCCATCTCCGCGCGATGGTCCAGGCCACCGAGATCGGCGCGATCATCGCGCCGCCGCTGCCGGCCTTCTATCTGAAGCCGCAGTCGCTGGCCGAGATCGTCGATCAGATCGCCTGCCGCGCGATCAATCTGCTGAACCTGCCGGACATTGCGGCGCCGGCGCTGAAATGGCACGGCGATAGATAA
- a CDS encoding c-type cytochrome, whose protein sequence is MKLSLMALATWFACATPVSAQTDSAAPDNGNFDVKQLFATTCGWCHSDGGRAAGKGPQLMNTTRDDDFIRDRIKNGKQGAMPAFDSTFSDAQIDQIIKYIRELKPREG, encoded by the coding sequence ATGAAGTTGAGCTTGATGGCGCTGGCCACTTGGTTCGCATGTGCCACGCCTGTCTCCGCGCAGACGGATTCCGCTGCGCCGGACAACGGGAACTTCGATGTTAAGCAGCTGTTCGCAACGACCTGCGGCTGGTGTCATTCCGATGGCGGCCGCGCGGCGGGTAAGGGACCGCAGCTCATGAACACGACGCGCGATGACGATTTTATTCGCGACCGTATCAAGAACGGCAAACAAGGCGCGATGCCTGCATTCGATTCTACCTTCAGCGATGCTCAGATCGACCAAATCATCAAGTACATCCGGGAATTAAAGCCGCGAGAGGGATGA
- a CDS encoding DUF3147 family protein, whose translation MKVSPSSLREGWWYEYLVRFGLGGAATAFTGLISSRYGASIGGLFLALPAIFCASATLIEKHELRRKREAGLEGRRRGREAAALDAAGAALGALGMLAFAAVFWFLVERSVAGAFIGASLAWLTVAVAAWFVRRQVRLARLAQRDSGTALSRCR comes from the coding sequence ATGAAGGTCTCGCCCTCGTCGCTGCGGGAAGGGTGGTGGTACGAATACTTGGTGCGTTTCGGCCTAGGCGGCGCCGCCACCGCGTTCACGGGATTGATCAGCAGTCGTTACGGAGCGTCGATCGGAGGTCTCTTTCTCGCGCTCCCGGCGATCTTCTGCGCCAGCGCGACCTTAATAGAGAAGCACGAACTCCGTCGCAAACGGGAGGCTGGTCTCGAAGGGAGGCGGCGAGGGCGGGAGGCCGCCGCGCTAGATGCCGCCGGTGCCGCACTGGGCGCTCTCGGTATGCTCGCCTTCGCCGCAGTGTTCTGGTTCCTCGTCGAGCGGAGCGTCGCAGGCGCATTCATCGGCGCTTCGCTGGCTTGGCTGACCGTGGCCGTCGCCGCCTGGTTCGTGCGCCGGCAGGTCCGCCTTGCCCGATTGGCACAACGAGACAGCGGCACCGCGTTGTCGCGGTGCCGCTGA
- a CDS encoding PRC-barrel domain-containing protein: protein MKSFLAVALLGTAVIGGAAYAQTTQPADRAAPAATHSADAKIALKGNWRASKLMGLNVYNEANEKLGDINELLVDKSGKINAVVIGIGGFLGMGEHDIAVSMDKLKFVEEPVRTSSSSTSTTSRDTTTGAAATTTTNRSTNDWVPDHAVMSGNKEQLKALPQFKYSDYN, encoded by the coding sequence ATGAAAAGCTTTCTTGCCGTCGCTCTGCTTGGCACTGCTGTGATCGGCGGCGCTGCGTACGCGCAAACCACTCAGCCGGCCGATCGCGCCGCGCCGGCGGCCACCCACTCGGCCGATGCGAAGATCGCGCTCAAGGGAAATTGGCGCGCCTCGAAGCTCATGGGCCTGAACGTCTACAACGAGGCCAACGAGAAGCTCGGCGACATCAACGAGCTGCTCGTCGACAAGAGCGGTAAGATCAACGCGGTGGTGATCGGCATCGGCGGTTTTTTGGGGATGGGTGAGCACGACATCGCCGTCTCGATGGACAAGCTGAAGTTCGTCGAAGAGCCGGTCCGGACCAGTTCGAGCAGCACCTCGACCACGTCGCGCGACACCACCACCGGCGCCGCAGCGACAACCACCACGAACCGCAGCACGAACGATTGGGTCCCTGACCACGCCGTCATGAGTGGCAACAAGGAGCAATTGAAGGCGCTCCCGCAGTTCAAATACTCAGATTACAACTAA
- a CDS encoding sugar phosphate isomerase/epimerase family protein → MLAPLSRRTVLGGIAAGATMGIEPVSGRELWNIGLQLYTVRDPLKADFEGTLRKVANFGYRELEFAGILGNDLRLTRKLLRSLDLTAPSLHLDYASLRNNANSAFDIAHLLDSRFVVCPWLDVSERQTLDDWQRICDTLNTIGELAQRSGLTLAYHNHDFEFGNLAGGIQPYDVLLSRTDERFVMFELDVYWATKGHLDSARFLRGHPSRFRLLHLKDMAKNGSTIELGHGTINFAEILEAAAESGVQHVFVEQDVSADPMRSIQTSIAFLKRQRLLTRSSVLPRTP, encoded by the coding sequence GTGCTGGCGCCACTCAGCAGACGCACTGTTTTGGGAGGGATCGCGGCCGGTGCCACGATGGGAATCGAGCCGGTTTCCGGTCGGGAACTGTGGAATATCGGTCTCCAACTCTACACCGTCCGCGACCCGCTGAAGGCCGACTTCGAAGGAACGCTGAGGAAAGTCGCGAATTTCGGGTATCGCGAGCTGGAGTTTGCCGGCATTCTCGGGAACGACCTGAGGCTCACCCGCAAGCTCCTGCGCAGCCTGGATCTCACCGCACCATCGCTGCATCTCGACTACGCCAGCCTGCGGAACAACGCCAACTCAGCATTCGACATCGCCCATTTGCTCGACAGCCGGTTCGTCGTTTGTCCCTGGCTGGACGTATCGGAAAGGCAAACACTCGATGATTGGCAGCGGATTTGTGACACTCTGAACACGATCGGTGAACTGGCGCAGCGTTCCGGGCTAACGCTTGCCTATCACAATCATGATTTTGAATTCGGGAACTTGGCAGGTGGCATCCAGCCATACGACGTTCTGCTCAGCCGCACCGATGAGCGCTTTGTCATGTTCGAGCTCGATGTTTACTGGGCAACCAAGGGACATCTCGATTCAGCGCGCTTCTTGAGAGGGCATCCATCGCGATTTCGCCTCCTGCACCTGAAGGACATGGCAAAGAACGGATCGACCATCGAACTTGGTCACGGTACGATTAACTTCGCCGAGATACTCGAAGCCGCCGCGGAGAGCGGTGTGCAACATGTTTTCGTCGAACAGGACGTTTCGGCTGATCCGATGCGGAGCATACAGACGAGCATCGCCTTCCTTAAGCGTCAGCGACTTCTGACGCGCAGCTCTGTTTTGCCACGTACACCTTGA
- a CDS encoding UbiD family decarboxylase has protein sequence MRSEIAPASFCSFQEIVRLQRDVPRFRELSDFLRFIEGKGQLRRIREPVSVVHEITEIHRRVIGEHGPALLFERPIRADGLPSGMPLLTNLFGTVERTAWGMGITPDRLEELGAMMAELRAPRPPHGVRDAWRKLPLARAALATRPRSRAAAPVQDRAAMGEDIDLTKLPAQICWPGEPAPLITWPLVITAPPASPAADQEENVGVYRMQILGRDRAIVRWLAHRGGARHHQQWKAVGRDMPVAIVIGADPATILAAVMPLPETISELRFAGILRGERPELTPCLTVPLEVPATAEIVIEGFVSATETAAEGPYGDHTGYYNSVEQFPVLRVTAITSRQQPIYLSTFTGRAPDEPSRIGEALNRLFVPLIRQQFPEVTDCWLPPETCSYRVAIASIKKRYPGQARRLMLGLWSMLPQFSYTKLLIVVDDDIDIRDWREVMWAVATRSDSSRDLVALSDTPIDYLDFASPKSGLGGKLGIDATTKMPPETEREWGEPLAMDSAVIAKVDAMWPALGLGGIGGLQLREPA, from the coding sequence ATGAGGAGCGAAATCGCTCCGGCTAGCTTCTGCTCCTTTCAGGAGATTGTCCGCTTGCAACGCGACGTTCCGCGCTTCCGCGAATTATCCGACTTCCTGCGCTTCATCGAAGGCAAGGGACAATTGCGACGCATTCGCGAACCGGTCTCCGTGGTCCATGAGATCACGGAGATTCACCGGCGCGTCATCGGCGAGCACGGACCGGCACTATTGTTCGAACGGCCGATCAGGGCCGACGGCCTACCATCCGGCATGCCGCTCCTGACCAATCTGTTCGGCACGGTGGAGCGGACCGCGTGGGGCATGGGCATCACGCCTGACCGGCTCGAAGAGCTCGGCGCGATGATGGCCGAGTTGCGCGCACCGCGCCCCCCGCACGGCGTTCGGGACGCCTGGCGCAAGCTGCCGCTGGCCCGCGCCGCGCTTGCGACCCGGCCGCGCTCGCGCGCAGCCGCGCCGGTGCAGGATCGCGCCGCCATGGGCGAGGACATCGATCTGACGAAACTGCCGGCGCAGATCTGCTGGCCGGGCGAGCCTGCCCCATTGATCACCTGGCCACTGGTCATCACCGCGCCGCCGGCATCGCCGGCCGCCGACCAGGAGGAGAATGTCGGCGTCTATCGCATGCAGATCCTCGGCCGCGACCGCGCCATCGTCCGCTGGCTCGCCCATCGCGGCGGCGCCCGGCATCATCAGCAATGGAAGGCCGTAGGGCGCGACATGCCGGTCGCAATCGTCATCGGCGCCGACCCCGCGACCATCCTTGCCGCGGTAATGCCACTGCCCGAGACGATCTCCGAGCTGCGCTTCGCGGGCATCCTGCGCGGTGAGCGGCCCGAGCTGACGCCCTGCCTCACCGTACCGCTCGAGGTCCCTGCCACGGCCGAGATCGTCATCGAGGGCTTTGTCTCGGCGACCGAGACGGCGGCCGAAGGTCCCTATGGCGATCACACCGGTTACTACAATTCGGTCGAGCAGTTTCCGGTGCTGCGCGTCACCGCCATCACGTCGCGGCAACAGCCGATCTATCTGTCGACCTTCACGGGCCGCGCGCCGGACGAGCCGTCCCGGATCGGCGAGGCCCTGAACCGGCTGTTCGTGCCGCTGATCCGGCAGCAATTCCCCGAGGTGACCGACTGCTGGCTGCCGCCCGAGACCTGCTCCTACCGGGTCGCGATCGCATCGATCAAAAAGCGCTATCCCGGCCAGGCACGGCGGCTGATGCTGGGCCTGTGGTCGATGCTGCCGCAGTTCAGCTACACCAAACTATTGATCGTGGTCGACGACGACATCGACATTCGCGACTGGCGCGAGGTGATGTGGGCGGTGGCGACGCGGAGCGACAGCTCGCGTGATCTCGTGGCGCTGTCCGACACGCCGATCGACTATCTCGACTTCGCCTCGCCGAAATCCGGCCTCGGCGGCAAGCTCGGGATCGACGCCACTACGAAGATGCCGCCGGAGACGGAGCGGGAATGGGGCGAGCCGCTGGCGATGGATTCCGCCGTGATCGCCAAAGTCGATGCGATGTGGCCGGCGCTCGGCCTCGGCGGGATCGGCGGGCTGCAGCTACGCGAGCCCGCATGA
- a CDS encoding pyrroloquinoline quinone-dependent dehydrogenase, whose translation MKKRWGYLSLPVVVAIGATFAASSTVAQTVDTARIETGGQNDWLTYHGSYKSYHYSPLSQINTSNVGNLSVAWIHIPGRSTRGLQSMPLAADGVLYYTGSYSRVFALNGATGEVIWSYFPELDEALIARQTHSPYNRGAALGEGKVYVGTMDGRLIALDMKTGKVAWDTKLIDSQKLTVGFTGAPLYAKGTVIIGAQGGEWPGRGPIFAVDAATGKKKWEFLTVAGTDEAMKTWGSDSWRTGGGGGWMPGTYDSETNTILWGTANPAPLYDWSGSDYKTQGARPGDNLYTTSVIGLDLDSGKLKFYHQELPHDAWDFDSAVGEFVMLDRDGQKLVVHPNKSGYIFVYDRNLGIKNVWRITQNSNFVKDIDPKTGELIGRRDFSAGKVNEPLCPHISGGVSFNSGSYNPKTGLYYKLGQEWCMTLEVMKTTPVTAPQAQLNIGADFKIAPPPGGEIYGHLDARDPVTGVKKWEVRYPEPPLGSVLSTGGNLVFVPDSRGTLHAYDAESGAELWSHSDGTGHQGGIVSYAVNGKQYVAVTAGFGGMASDDYAPTFGGVYKSMPRDDGALIVYSLK comes from the coding sequence ATGAAGAAACGGTGGGGTTATTTGTCTTTGCCTGTGGTTGTTGCGATTGGTGCGACGTTTGCCGCGTCGTCAACCGTTGCCCAAACTGTGGATACCGCGCGCATCGAGACCGGCGGCCAGAACGACTGGCTGACTTATCACGGTTCCTATAAGTCTTATCACTACAGTCCCCTTTCGCAGATCAATACGAGCAATGTCGGTAACTTAAGCGTTGCCTGGATCCATATTCCGGGACGGTCCACCCGTGGCTTGCAGTCAATGCCGCTTGCGGCCGACGGCGTGCTCTACTACACGGGCTCTTACAGTCGAGTGTTTGCGCTGAACGGCGCGACAGGGGAGGTGATCTGGTCCTATTTCCCCGAACTTGACGAAGCCCTGATCGCGCGGCAGACGCACTCTCCCTATAATCGCGGCGCTGCGCTCGGAGAAGGCAAGGTCTACGTCGGCACGATGGATGGCCGGCTCATCGCGCTTGATATGAAGACTGGAAAGGTCGCCTGGGACACCAAGCTTATCGATTCCCAAAAGCTGACGGTCGGTTTCACCGGCGCGCCCCTCTATGCGAAGGGCACGGTGATCATTGGCGCGCAGGGCGGCGAATGGCCGGGCCGCGGCCCGATCTTTGCTGTCGATGCCGCCACAGGAAAGAAGAAATGGGAGTTCCTGACGGTTGCGGGCACCGACGAAGCCATGAAGACTTGGGGCAGTGACTCCTGGCGCACCGGCGGCGGCGGCGGCTGGATGCCAGGCACCTACGATTCCGAGACTAACACCATCTTGTGGGGCACCGCGAACCCGGCGCCGCTCTACGATTGGTCGGGCTCCGATTACAAGACGCAAGGCGCCCGCCCAGGTGACAATCTCTATACGACCTCAGTGATCGGTCTCGATCTCGATAGCGGCAAACTAAAGTTCTATCATCAGGAGCTGCCGCACGACGCATGGGACTTCGACAGCGCGGTCGGTGAGTTTGTAATGCTCGATCGCGACGGGCAGAAGCTCGTGGTGCACCCCAATAAGAGCGGCTACATCTTCGTCTATGACCGTAATTTGGGTATCAAGAATGTCTGGCGGATCACTCAGAACAGCAACTTCGTCAAGGATATCGATCCCAAGACAGGTGAGTTGATCGGCCGTCGCGACTTCTCCGCAGGCAAGGTCAATGAACCCCTCTGCCCGCATATTTCCGGCGGTGTCAGCTTCAACTCGGGTTCATACAATCCGAAGACGGGTCTATACTACAAGCTCGGCCAAGAATGGTGCATGACGCTCGAGGTCATGAAGACCACACCGGTGACCGCGCCCCAAGCCCAGCTCAACATCGGCGCCGACTTTAAGATCGCGCCTCCTCCGGGCGGCGAGATCTACGGTCATCTCGACGCGCGCGACCCGGTGACCGGAGTCAAGAAGTGGGAGGTTCGCTACCCCGAGCCGCCGCTTGGAAGCGTGCTATCGACCGGTGGCAATCTCGTCTTCGTGCCTGACTCGCGCGGCACCCTTCATGCTTACGACGCCGAGTCGGGTGCCGAGCTGTGGAGCCATTCCGACGGCACTGGCCACCAGGGCGGCATCGTCAGCTACGCCGTTAACGGCAAGCAATATGTCGCCGTGACCGCGGGCTTCGGCGGCATGGCGTCGGACGACTACGCGCCGACCTTCGGCGGCGTTTACAAGAGCATGCCGCGCGATGATGGCGCGCTCATCGTGTACAGCTTGAAATAG
- a CDS encoding DUF1236 domain-containing protein produces the protein MDKRLFLATTAAVAIATSALAQSSPSTSNSNPSTTQRQPDSTSTTPSSSTPSGSAQTNPSTNSAQTQSPSSTGQSAAGQTTNSGTGTNTTQAPTSNNSTNQAQTSQPSNQTNAPSDQTQTNPPTDNRAQSANPPASGASQAQSPTGSNSTNTAQQPSTQQNTADRSSNTNVNASVNINDQQRTRISTSISHLNVQPLNNVNFSLSVGTAVPRDVRLQPLPAEVVEIVPQYRGYNFVLVKDEVVIVEPSSYKIVAVLPYSGRSTAAAPARTEQRKTTFSDRDREVIRKHVKARPVERERQTTGSTVRTEIRRGERLPDGVEIDAFPDEVYREAPSLREYRYIHRDSRTYIVEPQERRIIEEID, from the coding sequence ATGGACAAGCGTTTATTCTTGGCTACGACGGCTGCTGTCGCGATCGCGACTTCGGCTCTTGCGCAATCTTCTCCGAGCACGTCGAACTCCAATCCGTCAACTACGCAGCGTCAGCCGGATTCCACCTCGACGACGCCGTCCTCTTCAACACCTTCGGGATCCGCGCAGACCAATCCTTCGACCAATTCGGCCCAGACGCAGTCTCCGTCATCGACCGGCCAGAGCGCTGCAGGCCAAACGACCAATTCCGGTACGGGCACCAACACCACGCAGGCGCCCACCTCGAACAACTCGACCAATCAGGCGCAGACCAGCCAGCCCTCCAACCAGACCAATGCGCCTTCGGACCAGACGCAGACCAACCCGCCTACGGACAACCGGGCGCAGAGCGCGAACCCGCCAGCTTCGGGCGCCAGTCAGGCGCAGTCTCCGACGGGTAGTAACTCGACGAACACGGCCCAGCAGCCGAGCACCCAGCAGAATACGGCCGATCGTTCGTCGAACACGAACGTGAATGCCTCGGTGAACATCAATGATCAGCAGCGGACACGGATCAGCACGTCGATTTCGCACCTCAACGTGCAGCCCCTCAACAACGTGAATTTCTCGTTGTCCGTGGGCACTGCCGTGCCGCGGGATGTCCGTCTGCAGCCGCTGCCGGCGGAGGTCGTCGAGATCGTGCCCCAGTACCGGGGCTACAACTTCGTCCTGGTGAAGGACGAAGTCGTGATCGTGGAGCCCTCCAGCTACAAGATCGTCGCGGTCCTGCCGTACTCGGGCCGGTCCACGGCGGCCGCTCCGGCGCGCACCGAGCAGCGGAAGACCACGTTCAGCGATCGTGATCGCGAGGTGATCCGCAAGCACGTCAAGGCGCGTCCCGTCGAGCGCGAGCGGCAAACGACCGGCAGCACAGTGCGAACTGAGATCCGCCGGGGCGAGCGCCTACCGGACGGCGTGGAAATCGATGCCTTCCCCGACGAGGTCTATCGCGAGGCGCCGAGCCTGCGGGAGTACCGATACATTCACCGGGATAGCCGAACCTACATCGTCGAACCGCAGGAACGTCGCATCATCGAAGAGATCGACTGA
- a CDS encoding cupin domain-containing protein: protein MPLLEDLKEYAERATGLRRPGKRRASELPRPRKPHVVRFRDDGLVPNHPRWPLMLYRSAVRLDEQHDPAAVLEDLFEGNGWGDSWRDGIYDYVHYHSRIHEVLGIARGKGRVRFGGNKGRTFTLKAGDVVVLPAGTGHQCLAADKDSLVVGAYPSAGTYDECTTVEDRPRALKTIPKVPVPRKDPAYGGAGPLKKLWKRPK from the coding sequence ATGCCGCTACTTGAGGACCTTAAGGAATACGCCGAACGCGCCACCGGTCTTCGTCGCCCGGGCAAGCGTCGGGCTTCCGAACTGCCTCGTCCGCGGAAGCCACACGTGGTCCGCTTTAGGGATGACGGCCTTGTGCCCAATCACCCGCGCTGGCCCCTGATGCTGTACCGAAGCGCCGTCAGACTCGACGAGCAGCACGATCCTGCGGCGGTGCTCGAAGACCTGTTCGAAGGCAACGGATGGGGGGATAGCTGGCGCGACGGCATCTACGACTATGTTCACTACCATTCGAGAATCCACGAGGTCCTCGGGATAGCGCGCGGCAAGGGGCGCGTCCGCTTCGGCGGCAACAAGGGGCGGACCTTCACGCTGAAGGCCGGCGACGTCGTAGTCCTGCCCGCTGGGACCGGCCATCAATGCCTGGCGGCGGACAAGGACTCTCTCGTCGTCGGCGCCTATCCGTCGGCAGGCACCTACGACGAGTGCACGACTGTCGAGGACCGTCCGCGCGCGCTGAAGACCATTCCGAAGGTACCGGTGCCGCGCAAGGACCCGGCCTATGGCGGCGCGGGGCCGCTCAAGAAGCTTTGGAAGAGGCCGAAATGA
- a CDS encoding NUDIX hydrolase has product MTKWRPHPHIRVVATGLHWRDGRLLAAEVRDDAGRIKGVRPLGGEIEFGESWRAALVREFCEELGIDIAITGEPLVMENIFAHEGETGHEVMFIAEVAFPDGAFSGQDRIDFREDNGEQIVARWFDLADLDVEGGPSLYPTGLKDLLLEARDGTA; this is encoded by the coding sequence ATGACCAAATGGCGTCCTCACCCCCATATCCGAGTCGTCGCGACCGGCCTGCACTGGCGGGACGGGCGGTTGCTGGCGGCCGAGGTTCGCGACGATGCGGGCCGGATCAAGGGCGTGCGCCCGCTTGGCGGCGAGATCGAGTTCGGCGAGAGCTGGCGGGCGGCGCTCGTGCGGGAATTTTGCGAAGAGCTCGGCATCGACATTGCCATCACGGGCGAACCACTGGTGATGGAGAACATTTTTGCGCATGAGGGAGAGACCGGGCACGAGGTGATGTTCATCGCCGAGGTCGCGTTTCCCGACGGCGCGTTCAGCGGACAGGACCGCATCGATTTCCGCGAGGATAACGGCGAGCAGATCGTCGCGCGCTGGTTCGACCTCGCCGATCTCGACGTGGAGGGCGGACCCAGCCTCTATCCGACCGGATTGAAGGATCTGCTGCTGGAGGCAAGAGACGGAACTGCGTGA